One Nocardioidaceae bacterium SCSIO 66511 genomic window carries:
- the ugpC gene encoding sn-glycerol-3-phosphate ABC transporter ATP-binding protein UgpC, translating into MNNIVKQYGDGFPAVNDISLDIADGEFMILVGPSGCGKSTLLRMIVGLEDITSGDMVIGGKRVNDLAPRDRNLAMVFQNYALYPHLTVYENIAFPLRLSKEFSNDEIDRKVREASATLELDEHLSRKPANLSGGQRQRVAMGRAIVRDAQAFLFDEPLSNLDAKLRGQMRTEISRLQKKLGVTTVYVTHDQTEAMTLGDRVAVLKKGVLQQVASPRELYERPVNLFVAGFIGSPPMNFLPAKVNGDRLDLPFASVPMSSELKAAVGDTELLIAGVRPEHFEDASLVDEAIKPHGVEFESDVDVVEWLGHEQYAYIPFEPGDEIAGQLAELQAETDSESMRTQIVVALDTASRVREGTSATLFMDTRKMHLFVPETGENLAARVPA; encoded by the coding sequence ATGAACAACATCGTCAAGCAGTACGGCGACGGCTTCCCCGCAGTGAACGACATCAGCCTCGACATCGCTGACGGTGAGTTCATGATCCTGGTCGGCCCGTCGGGCTGCGGTAAGTCGACCTTGCTGCGGATGATCGTCGGCCTGGAGGACATCACGTCCGGTGACATGGTCATCGGCGGCAAGCGCGTCAACGACCTCGCGCCGCGCGATCGCAACCTGGCGATGGTGTTCCAGAACTACGCGCTCTACCCGCACCTGACCGTCTACGAGAACATCGCGTTCCCGCTGCGGCTGTCGAAGGAGTTCAGCAACGACGAGATCGACCGCAAGGTCCGCGAGGCGTCGGCGACGCTCGAGCTCGATGAACACCTCTCCCGCAAGCCGGCGAACCTCTCCGGTGGCCAGCGACAGCGAGTCGCGATGGGACGCGCGATCGTACGCGACGCGCAAGCGTTCCTGTTCGACGAGCCGCTGTCCAACCTCGACGCCAAACTGCGCGGCCAGATGCGTACGGAGATCTCGCGGCTGCAGAAGAAGCTCGGCGTCACGACGGTGTACGTCACGCACGACCAGACCGAGGCGATGACGCTCGGTGACCGCGTCGCGGTGTTGAAGAAGGGCGTCCTGCAGCAGGTCGCCAGTCCGCGTGAGCTGTACGAGCGCCCGGTCAACCTGTTCGTCGCCGGGTTCATCGGGTCGCCGCCGATGAACTTCCTGCCGGCGAAGGTCAACGGTGACCGGCTCGACCTGCCGTTCGCATCGGTTCCGATGTCGAGTGAGCTCAAGGCCGCCGTCGGTGACACCGAGCTGCTGATCGCCGGCGTACGCCCTGAGCATTTCGAGGACGCCTCGCTGGTCGACGAGGCAATCAAACCGCACGGCGTCGAGTTCGAATCCGACGTCGACGTGGTCGAGTGGCTCGGCCACGAGCAGTACGCGTACATCCCGTTCGAGCCGGGCGACGAGATCGCCGGGCAGCTCGCGGAGCTGCAGGCCGAGACCGACAGCGAGTCGATGCGTACGCAGATCGTGGTCGCCCTCGACACCGCGAGCCGGGTACGCGAGGGAACGTCCGCGACGCTGTTCATGGACACCCGAAAGATGCACCTTTTCGTACCCGAGACCGGCGAGAACCTCGCCGCGCGGGTCCCCGCGTGA
- a CDS encoding carbohydrate ABC transporter permease, producing the protein MSVKTRIGVVIGAAVILIWCLLPIAWIISLSFKSQEAVTNGSPGFLPQDGGNAGWQNYKDVFNNEEFRQSIYNSIGICLIATLLSVILATLAAYAIARLDFRGKKLVLTIALAIAMFPVVSLVGPLFDMWRTFGLFDTWIGLIIPYMSFTLPLSIWTLSAFFREIPWEMEQAAQVDGATSWQAFRRVIVPLAAPGVFTAAILTFFFAWNDFVFGISLTSTSNARPIPAALSFFVGSDPFNPPASLMAAGAVVATVPVIIIVLLFQRKIVSGLTSGAVKG; encoded by the coding sequence ATGTCGGTGAAAACCAGGATCGGCGTCGTCATCGGCGCAGCGGTCATCCTGATCTGGTGCCTCCTGCCGATCGCGTGGATCATCTCGCTGTCGTTCAAGTCCCAAGAAGCGGTGACGAACGGTAGCCCCGGGTTCCTACCGCAAGATGGCGGCAATGCCGGCTGGCAGAACTACAAGGACGTCTTCAACAACGAAGAGTTTCGGCAGTCGATCTACAACTCGATCGGCATCTGTCTGATCGCGACGCTGCTCTCGGTCATCCTCGCGACGCTTGCGGCGTACGCGATCGCACGGCTGGACTTCCGCGGCAAGAAGCTCGTCCTCACGATTGCGCTCGCGATCGCGATGTTCCCCGTCGTATCGCTGGTCGGCCCGCTGTTTGACATGTGGCGTACGTTCGGCCTGTTCGACACCTGGATCGGGCTGATCATCCCGTACATGTCGTTCACGCTGCCGCTGTCGATCTGGACGCTGTCGGCGTTCTTCCGCGAGATCCCCTGGGAGATGGAGCAGGCCGCGCAGGTCGACGGTGCGACGTCGTGGCAGGCGTTTCGGAGGGTGATCGTGCCGCTCGCCGCGCCCGGCGTGTTCACGGCCGCGATCCTCACCTTCTTCTTCGCCTGGAACGACTTCGTGTTCGGCATCTCGCTGACGTCGACCTCGAATGCTCGGCCCATTCCGGCGGCTCTGTCGTTCTTCGTCGGCTCCGACCCGTTCAACCCGCCGGCCTCCCTGATGGCGGCGGGTGCCGTCGTCGCGACGGTGCCGGTGATCATCATCGTCCTCCTGTTCCAGCGCAAGATCGTCTCCGGCTTGACCTCCGGTGCCGTGAAGGGTTGA
- a CDS encoding sugar ABC transporter permease, translating into MSTATTAPENAKPAQSAEDSDRSRAENRLGQKLVAPAVVVMLLVTAYPMLQALYLSLFRYQLTTPDDRAFVGLTNYWTALTDSLFWRDTWNTVLIMIVTVAIELVIGFVFAMVMHRVIFARGVIRTSILIPYGIVTVVSGFTWQFAFSYNNGFLNQWIPFVADDYNWFGGHWSSLLAICISEIWKTTPFMSLLLLAGLAQVPEDMLEAAKVDGATWWQRLWKVILPNMRAAIMVAVLFRALDAYRIFDNIFVMTKGQNNTESVSFLTYRQVIEQFQLGAGSMLSVLLFLSVLLIAYLLVKLFRVDLASARQEG; encoded by the coding sequence GTGAGTACGGCAACGACGGCTCCCGAGAACGCGAAGCCGGCGCAGTCTGCTGAGGACAGCGATCGCAGCAGGGCCGAGAACCGTCTCGGCCAGAAGCTGGTTGCCCCGGCCGTTGTGGTGATGCTGCTGGTCACCGCATATCCGATGCTGCAGGCGTTGTACCTGTCGTTGTTCCGCTACCAGCTCACGACGCCGGACGACAGGGCGTTCGTGGGGCTGACCAACTACTGGACGGCCCTGACCGACTCGCTGTTCTGGCGGGACACCTGGAACACCGTGCTGATCATGATCGTGACGGTCGCGATCGAGCTGGTGATCGGGTTCGTGTTCGCGATGGTGATGCACCGGGTCATCTTCGCCAGGGGAGTCATCCGTACGTCGATCCTGATCCCGTACGGCATCGTCACGGTGGTGTCCGGCTTCACCTGGCAGTTCGCGTTCAGCTACAACAACGGCTTCTTGAACCAGTGGATCCCGTTCGTCGCCGACGACTACAACTGGTTCGGCGGTCACTGGTCGTCACTGCTCGCGATCTGCATCTCCGAGATCTGGAAGACGACCCCGTTCATGTCGCTGCTGCTGCTCGCGGGGCTCGCGCAGGTTCCGGAGGACATGCTCGAGGCGGCCAAGGTCGATGGCGCCACCTGGTGGCAGCGATTGTGGAAGGTGATCCTGCCGAACATGAGGGCGGCGATCATGGTCGCCGTTCTGTTCCGCGCCCTCGATGCGTACCGGATCTTCGACAACATCTTCGTGATGACGAAGGGCCAGAACAACACCGAGTCGGTGTCGTTCCTGACCTATCGCCAGGTGATCGAGCAGTTCCAGCTCGGCGCCGGCTCCATGTTGTCGGTGCTGTTGTTCCTGTCCGTGCTGCTGATCGCGTACCTGCTGGTCAAGCTGTTCCGGGTCGACCTCGCGAGCGCAAGGCAGGAGGGCTGA
- a CDS encoding extracellular solute-binding protein, protein MTQTRGRRRRAIAIAIGATLAASALSGCAQVFGVAGEDNTLTWWVNPDGVETQKALAEECSKGKPYDIDVQQLPTDATQQRVQLARRLAADDSTIDLMNIDPPFMSELANAGYLAEVPEDLADAATGSDVLQGVAETVTWDDKIYGIPQWANTQVLWYRKSLAQQAGLDMSKPVTWDQVIEAAADNGGTVGVQANKYEAYAIWINQLIEGAGGHIVSDVDKGVDLSIDIDSQAGRDAAAVIEKLADSKAAQPDLTNSNEGTSLGLMYAGAGEFMTNWTFVYANYAGLVGEGEGMISKQDFDDLGWARYPQTVQGTESKPPIGGIDIGVGAFSEHKDWAFEVAECLTSPDSQTALAVTDGLMPARASVYDNPDLKEAYPADLLALFRESIDTGAPRPKTPYWSTISGAIQNEWHPPTSVDPDTTPKESATYIRDVLDGKALL, encoded by the coding sequence ATGACCCAGACCCGCGGACGAAGGCGGCGAGCGATCGCCATCGCGATCGGCGCCACGCTGGCCGCGAGCGCGTTGTCCGGTTGTGCGCAGGTGTTCGGCGTCGCAGGAGAAGACAACACCTTGACCTGGTGGGTCAATCCCGACGGCGTTGAGACCCAGAAGGCGCTCGCCGAAGAGTGCAGCAAGGGCAAGCCGTACGACATCGACGTACAACAGCTGCCGACCGACGCAACGCAGCAACGCGTGCAGCTCGCGAGACGGCTGGCCGCGGACGACTCGACGATCGACCTGATGAACATCGATCCGCCGTTCATGTCCGAGCTCGCCAACGCCGGCTACCTCGCCGAGGTTCCCGAAGACCTCGCCGATGCGGCGACGGGTAGCGACGTGCTGCAGGGTGTCGCTGAAACGGTGACCTGGGACGACAAGATCTATGGCATCCCGCAATGGGCCAACACCCAGGTGCTCTGGTACCGCAAGTCGCTGGCACAGCAAGCGGGTCTTGACATGTCGAAGCCGGTCACCTGGGACCAGGTCATCGAGGCCGCGGCGGACAACGGCGGGACCGTCGGAGTCCAGGCCAACAAGTACGAGGCGTACGCGATCTGGATCAACCAGCTCATCGAGGGAGCCGGTGGCCACATCGTGTCCGACGTCGACAAGGGCGTCGACCTCTCCATCGACATCGACTCCCAAGCCGGTCGGGACGCGGCCGCCGTGATCGAGAAGCTCGCCGATTCGAAGGCCGCCCAGCCCGACCTCACCAACTCCAACGAGGGCACCAGTCTCGGGCTCATGTACGCCGGCGCCGGTGAGTTCATGACGAACTGGACGTTCGTGTACGCGAACTACGCCGGCCTCGTCGGTGAAGGCGAAGGCATGATCTCGAAGCAGGACTTCGACGACCTCGGCTGGGCGCGGTACCCGCAGACGGTCCAGGGCACCGAGAGCAAGCCGCCGATCGGAGGCATCGACATCGGCGTCGGCGCGTTCTCCGAGCACAAGGACTGGGCGTTCGAGGTCGCCGAGTGCTTGACGTCACCGGATAGCCAGACCGCGCTGGCCGTGACCGACGGGCTGATGCCCGCGCGGGCGTCGGTGTACGACAACCCCGATCTCAAGGAGGCGTACCCGGCCGATCTGCTCGCGCTCTTTCGGGAAAGCATCGACACGGGCGCCCCACGTCCGAAGACGCCGTACTGGAGCACCATCTCCGGAGCGATCCAGAACGAGTGGCACCCCCCGACGTCGGTGGATCCCGATACGACTCCGAAGGAGTCTGCGACGTACATCCGCGACGTACTTGATGGAAAGGCGCTGCTGTGA
- a CDS encoding PhoH family protein, which translates to MAASKSTSSRPAGRRTYVLDTSVLLADPGALNRFAEHEVVIPVVVITELEGKRHHPELGYFARSALRRLDALRIEHGKLDEPLPIGDAGGTIRVELNHTDATALPAGFRLGDNDTRILSVAANLASEGNDVTLVSKDLPMRVKASSVGLTAEEYRAELVIESGWTGMDELDVTADDVSALYDVGEADIPEARELPCHTGLVLLSDNGSALGRVTPDKRVRLVRGDREAFGIRGRSAEQRIALDLLLDPEVGIVSMGGRAGTGKSALALCAGLEAVMERREHKKVVVFRPLYAVGGQDLGYLPGSESEKMGPWAQAVYDTLGAVASGDVMDEVIDRGMLEVLPLTHIRGRSLHDAFVVVDEAQSLERNVLLTVLSRIGANSKVVLTHDVGQRDNLRVGRYDGVVAVVEKLKGHPLFAHVTLTRSERSPVAALVTEMLEDITP; encoded by the coding sequence GTGGCTGCATCGAAGTCAACGTCGAGCAGGCCCGCCGGCCGACGTACGTACGTTCTCGACACCAGCGTTCTGCTCGCCGATCCCGGCGCGCTCAACCGATTCGCCGAACACGAAGTCGTTATCCCAGTCGTCGTCATCACCGAGCTCGAAGGTAAACGGCATCATCCCGAGCTCGGCTACTTCGCCCGATCGGCGTTGCGGCGGCTCGACGCGCTGCGCATCGAGCACGGCAAGTTGGACGAACCGCTGCCGATCGGTGATGCGGGCGGCACGATCCGGGTGGAGCTGAACCACACGGACGCGACCGCGTTGCCGGCAGGCTTCCGCCTCGGTGACAACGACACGCGGATCCTCTCGGTCGCCGCCAACCTCGCGTCCGAGGGCAACGACGTGACGTTGGTGTCGAAGGACCTCCCGATGCGGGTCAAGGCATCGTCGGTCGGCCTGACGGCGGAGGAGTACCGCGCGGAGCTGGTGATCGAGTCCGGCTGGACCGGCATGGACGAGCTCGACGTCACCGCCGACGACGTGTCGGCGCTGTACGACGTGGGCGAAGCCGATATCCCCGAAGCAAGAGAGCTGCCCTGCCACACCGGGCTCGTACTGCTATCCGACAACGGCAGTGCTCTCGGCCGGGTGACACCGGACAAGCGCGTACGCCTCGTACGCGGAGATCGGGAGGCCTTCGGCATCCGCGGACGTTCGGCGGAGCAGCGGATCGCCCTCGATCTGTTGCTCGACCCCGAGGTCGGCATCGTGTCGATGGGCGGGCGCGCCGGCACCGGCAAGTCGGCGCTGGCGCTGTGCGCGGGCCTCGAGGCGGTCATGGAGCGACGCGAGCACAAGAAGGTGGTGGTGTTCCGCCCCTTGTACGCGGTCGGCGGGCAGGATCTCGGCTACCTGCCCGGCAGCGAGTCGGAGAAGATGGGCCCCTGGGCGCAGGCGGTGTACGACACGCTCGGCGCGGTCGCGTCGGGAGATGTGATGGACGAGGTGATCGACCGCGGAATGCTGGAAGTCCTTCCGTTGACGCACATCCGCGGTCGGTCGCTGCATGACGCGTTCGTCGTGGTCGACGAGGCGCAGTCGCTGGAACGCAACGTACTGCTGACCGTGCTGTCGCGGATCGGAGCCAACTCCAAGGTCGTACTCACCCACGACGTCGGCCAGCGCGACAACCTGCGAGTCGGGCGGTACGACGGTGTGGTCGCCGTGGTCGAGAAGCTGAAGGGCCATCCGCTGTTCGCGCATGTGACTCTGACGCGTTCGGAGCGCTCGCCGGTCGCGGCACTGGTCACCGAGATGCTGGAGGACATCACTCCCTGA